A region from the Helicoverpa armigera isolate CAAS_96S chromosome 6, ASM3070526v1, whole genome shotgun sequence genome encodes:
- the LOC126056724 gene encoding 26S proteasome non-ATPase regulatory subunit 7: MPSQEVLTTKVVVHPLVLLSVVDHFNRMGKIGNQKRVVGVLLGCWRAKGVLDVSNSFAVPFDEDDKDKSVWFLDHDYLENMYGMFKKVNAREKVVGWYHTGPKLHQNDVAINELIRRYCPNSVLVIIDAKPKDLGLPTEAYQAVEEVHDDGSPTTRTFEHVPSEIGAEEAEEVGVEHLLRDIKDTTVGSLSQRITNQLLGLKGLHSQLSEIRDYLVQVGQGSLPMNHQIIYQLQDIFNLLPDIANDSFIDNLYIKTNDQSLVVYLAALVRSIIALHNLINNKITNRDAEEGKKEDKDKKEKEKKEGKDGKEDDKKAEDKVKGEKKEKDEKKK; this comes from the exons ATGCCCAGTCAAGAAGTTTTAACCACAAAAGTGGTGGTTCATCCCTTGGTTCTGTTGAGTGTAGTGGACCACTTCAATCGGATGGGTAAAATAGGCAACCAGAAGCGAGTTGTCGGTGTATTGCTGGGTTGCTGGAGAGCTAAGGGTGTTCTGGACGTCTCTAATAGCTTTGCAG TGCCCTTTGATGAGGATGACAAAGACAAGTCAGTCTGGTTCCTCGACCATGACTACCTAGAGAACATGTATGGCATGTTCAAGAAGGTCAATGCCAGAGAGAAGGTGGTGGGCTGGTACCACACCGGTCCCAAACTACACCAGAATGATGTAGCCATCAATGAGTTAATCAGGCGTTACTGCCCTAATTCAGTCCTAGTTATCATTGACGCTAAGCCAAAGGACCTTGGCCTCCCCACTGAGGCCTACCAGGCTGTGGAAGAGGTCCATGATGATGGTTCACCAACAACAAGGACTTTTGAGCATGTACCCAGTGAGATTGGAGCTGAGGAGGCCGAAGAAGTTGGTGTAGAGCACCTTCTAAGAGACATCAAAGACACAACTGTTGGCAGTCTCTCCCAAAGGATTACAAACCAGTTGCTTGGCTTGAAAGGCCTGCACTCCCAACTCAGTGAGATTAGAGACTACCTCGTCCAGGTTGGACAAGGCTCCTTGCCAATGAACCATCAGATCATCTACCAGCTGCAAGACATCTTCAACCTGTTGCCTGATATAGCCAATGACAGCTTTATCGACAACCTGTACATCAAAACAAATGATCAGTCCCTCGTAGTGTACTTAGCTGCTTTGGTACGGTCCATCATAGCTTTACATAATCTTATCAACAACAAGATTACGAACAGAGACGCAGAAGAAGGAAAGAAAGAAGATAAAGATAAGAAAGAAAAGGAAAAGAAGGAAGGAAAGGACGGTAAAGAGGATGATAAGAAGGCTGAAGACAAAGTGAAAGGggagaaaaaagaaaaagatgaaaagaaaaagtaa
- the LOC110371107 gene encoding protein artichoke, with the protein MDRKKRDIVSWLLLLTFSYATGQSSICPVPESILPCICTNRHEDIQIWCTHSDLPQVLKGVQKVGELIRKPIDELIIENNYLPSLPGKIFQNVKIMRLMLRHNGLERLSGAWLETQELNLVEIFIVENDLRSLPAESLMKLQNLQALTIQSQNLKRIPTFSGLQKLRYINIQSESLNAVNENTFENLPNLEKLFIQGSVNLRIVKENAFYNLPKLRRLEITNCGINLIHMRALSLLPSLREISLSNNKIADATMVGRAVRDLPMLSHLNLNHNMIDKLSEGGFVDQPMLENLFLSHNNINIIHHGAFHRVPKLRVVDLNYNRISQIHPESFLQQSGSGVEELTLIGNQIMHISEFRALLDALPRLKFLDLSQNLLQEIPRGALRGHPSLERLHLNKNNIKFIQADAFVAMPALRELHLSNNSLNDMNEGPYWNLPALKGLDLSYNFFTRSQPKLLYNLPSLRRINFSYNQLAIIDPITFMESPLLEYVNVSGNSLVSIHPATFRNLANLYELDASSNRLIEFVPGLPRGLEQLYLQQNQITSLPMPPSPDLDLPSLRTLDISSNGIQKIPHGSLKTLHNLRRFYMKRNGLRQIEMTTFSDLDRLEILDLSYNQIMAVHPKSFSKLNLLKQVNLHGNTIENFDFMAIQDNSALSSLDFSKNKLKSISPNIVSRALDVETLNISSNNLYELPSTLNMMSKLKVLDASYNHIKQFDGNSINSLNTLTDFKMPNNKLVELRTGSFKDLRDLSTIDLDNNDIEVVHPRAIANLPNLVSIYLSRNHIIDLPDRVFANLPKLRIIELQGNRLQFISLRAFENMPLVQYMNLSNNQITSIDNSGLNQLTSLEVLDLSFNKLMRLTRASFQYMEWLVELNLDNNMICHISGQPFDFMPRLKVLSLRHNKLSTVLENTFSKLRNNIAILDIDGNPLVCNCHIVWLKSWLSESSSIGPKCADGTYVKGMPFGRNDCSNTARNQVEEEHLRTCMTHENEALLPNLATSQVYSTLDKIKDYTTQIKNTYQANKINRPSPEESEYFYDEYVDYPYNETLIDGINNEVSATANNNRTSGGLPTLYAAMNKNTTDRIKPPPPKQPNSGFTFFGMPLPPIDMGKILNTGRKIDWPDKKNSATHVGIGNKYQLPEPPKFETGGFSPILPTTAGGFMPIPDPTHNVTNNIMQVQSASTHNKQGAVEHAVAAVSTKPPVKTVHNTTTHQKSKSEIHELQAYIDDDNSTHVAYNRTKNVEEQKSDPNNLSKYNLMESNLTITQVTEKESMLITTDTSNDMSLQAWMESSTLSYSSSTAVTSKPPMKKHIDQPAPTALSAVLVPSTAELHERSHGKRPATITKVNNPQVEHYEHRESYSPNREPKTRFSENLTTGDSKIRQIGENDWYYKNYNNSNLEPYIAPGVHKPTSKSNANTYNKFILSSIMLLYAMG; encoded by the exons ATGGACCGCAAGAAAAGAGATATAGTCTCATGGCTCCTCCTCTTGACATTTTCATATGCGACAGGACAGTCTTCGATATGTCCGGTCCCAGAGTCAATACTGCCGTGCATATGCACAAACCGACACGAAGACATACAAATATG GTGTACACACAGCGACTTGCCCCAAGTACTGAAGGGGGTTCAAAAAGTAGGAGAGCTTATAAGAAAACCAATAGATGAACTTATTATAGAGAACAACTATCTCCCATCGCTCCCTGGGAAGATATTCCAAAATGTGAAGATTATGAGATTGATGCTCCGGCACAATGGACTGGAAAGACTATCAGGAGCTTGGCTGGAAACCCAAGAATTAAATTTAGTGGAAATATTCATAGTTGAGAATGACTTGAGAAGTCTTCCAGCGGAAAGTCTGATGAAACTGCAAAACCTTCAAGCCTTGACAATACAATCGCAAAATCTAAAGAGGATACCCACATTTTCTGGCTTACAGAAACTACGTTACATAAACATTCAATCGGAAAGTCTAAATGCCGTGAATGAAAATACTTTCGAAAACTTGCCTAACTTAGAGAAATTGTTTATCCAAGGAAGTGTTAACCTCCGCATTGTGAAAGAAAAtgctttttataatttaccaAAATTAAGACGGCTGGAAATAACTAATTGCGGTATTAACTTGATACATATGAGAGCTCTATCTTTATTACCTTCTCTAAGAGAAATATCGTTAAGTAATAATAAGATCGCAGATGCAACAATGGTTGGGAGGGCTGTTAGAGACTTGCCAATGCTATCGCATTTAAATCTTAATCACAACATGATAGATAAATTAAGCGAAGGTGGATTTGTGGATCAACCCATGCTGGAGAATCTATTTCTTTcacataacaatataaacatCATACACCATGGAGCGTTTCACAGAGTTCCTAAGCTAAGAGTCGTAGATTTGAACTACAATAGAATAAGCCAGATACATCCTGAATCGTTCTTACAACAATCTGGTAGTGGAGTTGAGGAGCTCACTCTGATTGGGAACCAAATAATGCACATATCTGAGTTTCGAGCTCTGCTTGATGCTCTACCCCGTTTAAAGTTCCTAGACCTGAGTCAAAACTTACTTCAGGAAATTCCTCGAGGTGCTCTGAGAGGTCATCCGAGTTTAGAAAgattacatttgaataaaaacaatattaaattcataCAAGCAGACGCATTCGTTGCAATGCCTGCGTTAAGAGAACTGCATCTGAGCAACAATTCCCTGAATGACATGAATGAAGGTCCTTATTGGAATCTGCCAGCACTCAAAGGACTAGATTTGTCTTACAACTTCTTTACAAGGTCACAGCCTAAACTTTTGTACAATCTCCCATCATTGCGAAGAATTAACTTCAGTTACAACCAGCTAGCTATCATAGATCCGATTACTTTCATGGAATCACCTCTACTAGAATACGTCAATGTGTCAGGGAATAGTCTGGTCTCCATACACCCAGCTACATTCAGAAACTTGGCGAATCTTTATGAATTAGACGCAAGCTCTAACAGACTGATAGAATTCGTCCCTGGACTACCACGAGGGTTAGAACAGTTATACTTACAACAGAATCAAATCACAAGCTTGCCAATGCCTCCTTCGCCAGATTTAGATTTACCATCCTTGAGAACTTTGGACATTTCAAGCAACGGAATCCAGAAAATCCCTCATGGAAGTCTGAAAACATTACACAATTTACGAAGATTTTATATGAAACGAAACGGCTTGAGACAAATCGAGATGACGACGTTTAGTGATTTGGATCGACTGGAGATACTAGATTTAAGTTACAATCAAATAATGGCAGTTCACCCAAAAAGTTTCAGCAAActaaatttattaaaacaagtGAATTTGCACGGGAATACAATCGAAAACTTCGATTTTATGGCAATCCAAGACAATTCGGCGCTATCATCTCTTgatttcagtaaaaataaattgaaaagcaTAAGCCCAAATATTGTCAGCAGGGCGTTAGATGTAGAAACactaaatatttcttcaaataaTCTTTACGAATTGCCTTCTACGTTGAACATGATGTCAAAGTTGAAAGTTTTGGATGCGAGCTACAACCACATTAAACAATTCGATGGCAATTCCATAAACAGTTTAAACACTCTGACAGACTTTAAAATGCCCAACAATAAGCTTGTGGAACTCAGAACTGGAAGCTTCAAAGACCTCAGAGATCTATCAACGATAGATTTGGATAATAACGATATTGAAGTGGTCCATCCAAGAGCGATAGCTAATCTACCAAATCTGGTATCTATCTACTTGAGCCGGAACCACATTATAGATCTACCTGACCGAGTATTTGCAAATCTGCCGAAGCTAAGGATAATAGAACTGCAAGGAAATCGATTACAGTTCATATCGTTGCGAGCTTTTGAGAACATGCCATTAGTGCAGTACATGAATTTGAGCAACAACCAAATTACCAGTATCGATAACTCGGGGCTAAATCAGTTGACTTCTTTAGAAGTCTTGGATTTGAGTTTTAACAAACTGATGAGGTTGACACGAGCATCGTTTCAATACATGGAATGGCTCGTTGAGTTGAATTTGGATAACAATATGATATGCCACATTAGCGGCCAGCCTTTCGATTTCATGCCGCGTCTCAAGGTTCTCTCACTGAGGCATAACAAGCTTAGCACAGTTTTGGAGAATACATTTTCTAAATTAAGGAATAATATCGCCATTTTGGATATTGATG GTAATCCACTAGTTTGCAACTGCCACATTGTATGGCTGAAATCATGGCTTTCCGAATCATCTTCTATTGGGCCCAAATGTGCAGATGGAACATACGTAAAAGGTATGCCATTTGGAAGAAATGATTGTTCCAACACTGCAAGGAATCAGGTTGAAGAGGAACATCTCAGAACTTGTATGACTCATGAAAACGAAGCACTTCTACCTAACTTGGCTACATCACAAGTATATTCAACATTAGATAAAATAAAGGATTATACAACGCAGATTAAAAACACGTACCAGGCCAACAAGATCAACAGGCCGTCCCCAGAAGAATCAGAGTACTTCTACGATGAATACGTTGATTATCCTTACAACGAAACTTTAATAGACGGCATAAATAACGAAGTAAGTGCAACGGCAAACAATAATAGAACGTCGGGAGGCTTGCCCACGTTATATGCTGCGATGAATAAAAATACGACTGACAGGATTAAACCACCTCCTCCAAAACAACCAAATAGCGGGTTTACGTTCTTTGGAATGCCGCTACCTCCCATAGATATGGGAAAAATTCTTAATACAGGACGCAAAATAGACTGGCCAGACAAGAAGAACTCCGCAACACACGTCGGCATCGGAAATAAGTACCAGCTACCAGAACCACCTAAGTTTGAAACAGGTGGATTCTCTCCAATACTGCCAACAACTGCAGGCGGCTTTATGCCTATACCTGATCCTACACATAAtgttactaataatattatgcaaGTCCAAAGTGCTTCAACCCACAACAAGCAAGGTGCAGTGGAACATGCTGTTGCAGCAGTGTCAACCAAACCACCAGTAAAAACTGTTCATAACACTACAACACATCAGAAAAGTAAAAGTGAGATACATGAGCTACAAGCTTATATTGACGATGATAACAGTACCCACGTTGCTTACAATAGAACGAAAAATGTTGAAGAACAAAAGTCAGACCCAAATAACTtgagtaaatataatttgatggaGTCAAACTTAACAATAACTCAAGTTACTGAAAAAGAGAGTATGCTTATAACAACAGATACAAGTAATGATATGTCTCTACAAGCTTGGATGGAAAGCAGTACTTTGTCTTACTCTTCATCTACTGCAGTGACATCTAAACCTCCGATGAAGAAGCATATTGATCAGCCAGCACCCACGGCTCTTTCTGCAGTCTTGGTACCCAGTACTGCAGAACTGCATGAAAGAAGTCATGGAAAAAGACCTGCAACCatcacaaaagtaaataatccACAAGTGGAGCATTATGAACATAGAGAAAGCTATTCACCAAACAGAGAACCAAAGACAAGATTTTCAGAAAATTTGACCACTGGCGATTCAAAGATAAGACAAATTGGTGAAAATGACTGGTATTAcaagaattataataattcaaatttagaaccTTACATTGCACCGGGTGTACATAAGCCTACATCAAAGAGTAATGCTAATACATACAATAAGTTTATATTATCTTCTATAATGTTACTTTATGCTATGGGTTAA
- the LOC126056726 gene encoding inosine triphosphate pyrophosphatase — MSKKTITFVTGNAKKLEELRAILGNNFPLEIVSHKLDLPELQGEIDEVSIKKCQEAARRLKRPVLVEDTALCFDALKGLPGPYIKWFLEKLQPEGLTKMLTGWEDKSAKAVCTFAYCSGNCEDLDVKLFQGITQGTIVEPRGTRDFGWDCVFQPDGYDKTYAELPKSEKNKISHRYKALEQFKAHFHEK; from the coding sequence atgTCTAAGAAAACGATAACCTTCGTCACTGGCAATGCCAAGAAACTGGAAGAGCTCCGGGCTATACTGGGCAATAACTTCCCTTTGGAGATCGTTAGTCACAAGCTAGACTTGCCAGAACTTCAAGGAGAGATAGACGAGGTGTCAATCAAGAAGTGCCAAGAAGCTGCTCGTCGTTTGAAAAGGCCAGTGTTAGTTGAAGATACGGCGCTATGTTTTGATGCTCTAAAGGGACTCCCGGGGCCTTATATTAAGTGGTTCTTGGAGAAACTACAGCCTGAAGGACTCACGAAGATGCTGACGGGCTGGGAAGATAAGTCAGCTAAAGCTGTGTGCACATTTGCTTACTGTTCAGGAAACTGTGAAGATTTAGATGTGAAACTATTCCAAGGCATTACTCAAGGCACAATCGTGGAACCAAGAGGTACTAGAGATTTTGGCTGGGATTGTGTGTTCCAACCTGATGGCTATGATAAAACTTATGCAGAACTACCAAAGtctgagaaaaataaaatatctcataGGTACAAAGCTCTAGAGCAATTCAAGGctcattttcatgaaaaatag
- the LOC110371063 gene encoding transmembrane protein 18 — protein MEEFVEVNQISDFISYLRSIEWRDPWLMALISFHIIITFTCFSTRNYGNFQVILFIILLLLVYFSENINEVAARNWALFSRQQYFDSKGLFISVVFSIPILLNCMIMVGSWLYQSTQIMTNLKKAQLRQRLKEMNMNRELQQHLKAE, from the exons ATGGAAGAGTTTGTGGAAGTTAATCAAATATCGGATTTTATCTCATACCTCCGCAGT ATTGAATGGCGCGACCCATGGCTGATGGCTCTCATATCATTCCACATCATAATAACGTTCACATGTTTTTCGACGAGGAACTACGGAAACTTTCAAGTAATCTtgttcataatattat TGTTGCTAGTCTACTTTTCGGAGAATATCAATGAGGTTGCTGCAAGGAACTGGGCCTTATTTTCTAGACAGCAGTACTTCGATAGTAAAGGCCTGTTCATATCGGTCGTGTTTTCCATCCCGATATTGTTAAACTGTATGATAATGGTG GGTTCGTGGCTGTACCAATCAACGCAGATCATGACAAACTTAAAGAAGGCACAGCTCAGACAGCGCTTGAAAGAAATGAACATGAACCGCGAACTACAGCAGCATCTTAAGGCAGAGTAA
- the LOC126056723 gene encoding L-threonine 3-dehydrogenase, mitochondrial, with translation MFLRNLYRTSIKLNVRNYSGSKLKKPPKILITGGLGQLGVECARYLRGKYGRENVILSDIIKPSQDIVNDGPYIFVDILDFKGLQKTVVDHRVDWLIHFSALLSAIGEQNVPLAVRVNIEGVHNVIELAKQYNLRIFVPSTIGAFGPDSPRNPTPNITVQRPRTIYGVSKVHAELLGEYYYHKFGLDFRCLRFPGVISSDPPGGGTTDYAIAVFHDVLRKGQYQCYLKPDTRLPMMHVRDALRALSEYLEAPNEVLNRRVYNVTSMSFTPEELSEAMIKYIPEFKITYMPDSRQEIADSWPQVFDDSEARRDWNWKPEIDMDSLVKLMVKEVKEKIAANGQS, from the exons ATGTTCCTAAGAAATTTATATCGGacttcaattaaattaaatgttagaaattattctggaagcaaattaaagaagccaccaaagattttaattacgg GAGGCCTCGGTCAACTAGGCGTTGAGTGCGCCCGGTATCTTCGGGGAAAATATGGCCGAGAAAACGTAATCTTATCAGATATAATCAAGCCTTCCCAAGACATCGTCAATGACGGGCCCTACATTTTTGTGGACATTCTGGACTTTAAGGGTCTCCAAAAAACTGTGGTAGACCACAGGGTTGACTGGCTGATTCACTTCTCAGCTCTTCTCAGTGCGATTGGAGAGCAAAACGTTCCTTTAGCCGTGCGAGTGAATATAGAAGGAGTGCATAATGTTATTGAACTTGCCAAACAGTATAATCTAAGGATCTTTGTGCCGAGTACAATAGGGGCCTTTGGCCCGGACTCTCCTAGAAACCCTACTCCTAATATAACTGTACAAAGACCTAGGACTATCTATGGTGTGTCTAAAGTGCATGCGGAGTTGTTAGGggaatattattatcataagtTCGGTTTAGATTTCCGTTGCTTGAGGTTCCCTGGTGTCATATCTAGTGACCCACCTGGAGGTGGTACAACAG ACTATGCCATTGCGGTCTTCCACGACGTCCTCAGAAAGGGGCAATACCAGTGCTACCTCAAACCTGACACCAGGTTACCCATGATGCACGTGAGAGATGCTCTCCGAGCTCTTTCGGAGTACCTGGAGGCACCAAATGAGGTCCTCAACAGAAGAGTATATAACGTCACATCAATGAGCTTCACCCCGGAGGAACTGTCAGAAGCAATGATCAAATATATACCGGAATTCAAGATCACTTACATGCCTGATAGCAGGCAGGAAATAG CGGACTCCTGGCCCCAAGTATTCGACGACAGCGAAGCCAGAAGGGACTGGAATTGGAAACCTGAGATCGATATGGACAGCCTCGTCAAACTGATGGTCAAGGAAGTGAAAGAAAAAATTGCTGCCAATGGACAATCATAA